The Arachidicoccus terrestris genome includes the window CGGCATCTTCTTTTTCATTGTCAGCATCGGTGAGCAGGGTGATCTGCTGTAAATACAGGCCAAGTGTCGTTGCATCTTGAAGTGTTTGTTCCGTAATCCCTTCCTGAACGGTTCCCTCCTCGTCAATCTGAGATAAGTTTTCCTGCTGATCGGTCCACTCTTTTATAGAATTCAGTAATTCCTGCACGTTTTCATAACGTGCCAGGCCTTCCACAGTCTTGTCATTGAACAGCTCTTTCACCAGACCTGTATGTTTTCCGACCTCAAAAGCAATCTCATAGGCATTTTTATGCGCCTGCAGGGATTGAAAATATTGCATCATGGTCAGGAATTTCTTGATCGCTTCCAGGGCGGCTCCTCTAAGTCCGGTTTCGCCGGCACGCATAAGTACTTCCCAAAGGGTTACATTATTTTCATTGGCGATTGTCTGGAGTTTCTCCATCGTGGTCTTCCCGATACCACGGATAGGATAATTGATAATTCTTTTCAGGGCTTCTTCGTCCCGGGTATTGGCAATGACTCTGAGATAGGCCACAAAATCCTTTATCTCCTTTCGTTGATAGAAGCTCAGGCCGCCGTATATCTTGTAGGTAATGCCGCCTCTCCTGAGGTTCTCTTCATAGGCGCGGCTCTGCGCATTGGTACGATAGAGAATGGCAAAATCATTATTATGATAATGATTGCGCAGCTTTAATTCCTGGATCATGGTCGCTACATACTTGCCTTCGTCATTGTCTGTCATCGTCGCAACAACTTTGATCTTATCTCCCTGTTCTTTATCTGTCCACAGGTCCTTTGGGATCTGCCCTTTATTTTGCCGGATGACCGTATTGGCCACCTCAATAATATTTTTTGAACTGCGATAATTCTGTTCGAGTTTAACGACTTTTACATCATCGTAGTCTTTTTGAAACTGCAGAATATTCTCAATGGTTGCGCCCCGGAAACTGTAAATACTCTGTGCGTCATCACCCACGACGCAGATATTCTCATGGGCGGCGGCCAGTAGTTTGGTGATCTGATACTGGACTGCATTTGTATCCTGGTACTCATCGATCAGGACGTACCGGAATTTATGCTGGAATTTTAGGAGCACCTCCGGGAAGGTATTGAGCAGCTCATACATTTTAAGCAAGAGGTCATCAAAATCCATAGCGCCGTTCTTATAGCAGCGGTCTGCATATAGTTTATATATTTTGCCGATGGCCGGGCGGTTGTTACGCTGGTCTTCCTGTTGCAGATAGTAATCTTCCCCGTATTCCAGGGGGCCGATAAGGGAGCTTTTCGCCTGAGAAATACGCCCCAATACAACATTGGGTTTATATTGTTTCTCATCGAGTTCCATTTCCTTGACGACAGCCTTGATAACGCTTTTGCTGTCATCAGAATCATAAATCGTAAAGCTGTTGGGATAACCCAGCTTGTGCGCTTCTCCTCTCAATATCCGGGCAAATACGCTATGAAAAGTGCCGATATAAAGATTGCGGGCTTCATTGTTGCCCAGCATTTTCTCGATACGCTCTTTCATTTCGGCGGCGGCCTTATTGGTAAAAGTAAGAGCCAGTATATTAAATGCATCCACGCCCTGAGCCATCAGATGTGCGATACGGGTTGTCAGTACCTTGGTCTTGCCGCTACCCGCGCCGGCGACGATCATAAGAGGTCCGTTGATATGTGTGGCTGCTTCGTATTGTCTTTCGTTGAGTCCTTTTAAATAATCTTGCATAGGGACTGCAAGATACCAAAAAATCACCATGGAATTAGCTATATCTATGGGAACCCAATATGAAAAAAAGGAAGAATTTTGCCAGCCAGTTTGAAACCGTTAAGATTCAAAAAAACGTCCTTATTATTATAAATATGTATCGTTATAATAATAAGGACGCTACTTTATTTCTGAAGCGGAAAGTTAATTTTTCACAGCGACCACTTTCTATTTACGGCCGCCATATTATGCATCTTTTGTCCGCTCTATTTCCACTTCTGTTTTATGAACAGGGTCAGCTTTTGCCTGGTGTGTTCGTTTTTTATCTGCCTGCTTTTGCGCCTGCCAACCGGCAAAGAATTGCATCACTGCCTTGGCAGTTCCCAGAAAGCTAAGTTGACGCAGCACCGTTGCCAGTCCTTTTTTAAAACCGCCCCCACCTTTCTTGCCTGCAATAATGGCAGCCACCAATCCCCCTACCACAGTCTGAATTGTAGAAAAGGCTTTATCGGCCACTGTTGCTTTTTTAAACAAAGGTATCACAGATCCTAACGAGGCTTTAACCGCCTCTTTAGGTATCGATTTAAAGTCTTCCTTTAATGCGGCCTCTCTTTCCCTGATCCTTCTTTTTACCGTCCTGATTTCCAGGTCGATGTCTTCCAAACTGTTGATATGGGAAAGATCCACCTTCTGATTGCGTAAATTAATCATCGTCTTCTTTTTTATCCAGGACTGTATCAATAATACTGCTGATGATCTTGCGCATTAATCTTTTCCTGTATACGATGGACAGGAAAAAGACCAATATAAATAGCAGCGTCACAATGCCGAAGCCCGCATAATAGGAATCCAGCAAGTGTCCCAAAAAAAATCCAAGCATAATACTGATAAACAATACGATAAAGGCAGAAAGAATGGCCAGGAAGGCCATGCCTACCATCTGCACGATCAGTGTAGAGATCTTTTTGACAGATTTTAATCTAAGCAATAATAATCTGTCCTCTACATATCCTTCTATTTTATCACGGTATTCCTTAAAAAAACTGCCAGATTGTTCTTCCATAAACTACTGATTTTAGGAGAAAATCTCCTCCAGATCGTACATGTCTTCTTTTTTATTACTTCCTTTCAGATCAGCAATAAAATCGCGTCCTTTATTCGTCCATTTTTCCAGTTTCTCATCAAAATTTTCCAGACCGGTTTTCAGGTCATCTGTAGCCTCACGGACAACATTTTTAAAATTCTGAATAACCGTCTGCCCTTTGTCTCCATTTAAGAAAGAAGTAACGATCGCACCGGCTGCGGCACCCAATAAAAATCCTGACAAAAATTTCTGATTATTCTTCATAAAGTAATATGTTTTTAAGTAATTGGCATTCAGTTTAAAACAAGTTTCATACCAATTGTGAATTTACTTACATATTGGCATTCGACAAAATAAAAGCAGCTGTACTTTTGAAAGTGCAACTGCTTTTTATGGTTTCGTTTAAGATCCTCGTTAATAAGCCCATTTGACATAAGTTGCCCCCCAGGTAAATCCGCCACCGAAGGCAGCCATGACCAGTTTGTCGCCTTTCTTTAGTTGTTTTTCAAAATCCCAGAGACAAAGCGGGATCGTACCTGCGGTCGTATTACCATATTTGTGGATATTAATCATCACTTTTTCTGGAGGTAAGTTAATTCTTTCACGGGTCGCATCAATGATTCTCAGGTTAGCCTGATGGGGTACCAACCAGTCGATATCCTCTCCTGTCAGATGGTTCTTCTCCAGCAGTTCCTGGCTCACATCTGCCATGCCTGTTACCGCAAACTTAAAAACATGTTTGCCTTCCTGATAGATATAATGTTCCCGGGCGGCCACTGTTTCGATAGTGGCCGGACGAAGGGAGCCGCCTGCTTTCATATGCAGGTGTTTGGCGCCAGATCCGTCACTGCGTAAAATAGAATCCATCACGCCCACATCCTCCGTTGTCGGTTCGAGTAATACAGCGCCCGCGCCGTCGCCAAAGATAATACAGGTTGTTCTGTCCGTATAATCTACGATGGCGCTCATTTTATCGACACCAACAACCAAAACTTTTTTGTTTTTGCCGCTCTCAATGAGCGCAGTGCCCATATTCAGGGCATATAGGAAGCCGCTGCAGGCAGCGCTGATGTCAAATCCATAGGCATTCTTTGCTCCGATCTTATCACCGATCAGGTTGGCGGTAGAAGGGAAAACCATGTCTGGCGTTACGGTGGCACAAATGATACAGTCAATCTCCAGCGGATCCAGCTGTTTTTTTTCCAGAATTTGCCCAATGGCTTCCACCGCCATATCACTGCTGGCTTTTGCCGGGTCTTTCAGTATCCTTCTTTCTTTAATGCCTGTTCTTGTCGTAATCCATTCATCGGTTGTATCAATGATCTTTTCCAGGTCGGCGTTCGTGAGTCTGTCCTCTGGTACGTAACCTCCTACCGAGGTAATTGCGGCGCGTAATGTATTCATGAAATATCAGTTATTTCGAATAATGTTTTCGTATTACAGTAAAAAATAATGGTCAAAAGTAACCCAAAGTGATGACATCTGAAAATCTGGAGATCTAAGCGGTTATATTTTAATAAAATATAATTTATTTAAATCTATATCGATTGTCGCTTTTATGCTATTTTTGGAGCTGTTGGAGGATTAATAGCTTTTTAAAACTTATAACTATGATCGCTTTCGTCAGAGGCCGTTTTGTACATAAAACGCCCGCTAATGTCATTGTTGACGTTGGCGGCGTCGGTTATGACCTGCAAATCAGCCTGAATACCTATTCCGCTATTAGCCAACAGGAAGAAGGTCAGTTATTTACCCATTTACATATTACGGAAAACGCGCATACTATGTATGGTTTTGCGGACCCGAGTGAAAAAATGCTGTTTTTACAGCTGATCTCTGTTTCCGGCGTAGGCGCTTCTACAGCCCGCATGATGTTGTCCGGTATGAAGCCGGAGGAGATCATCAGGGCCATTGTTCAAAACAGTGCGACAGAACTGGAAAAAATAAAGGGGATTGGCAAGAAAACGGCGCAGAGGCTTACACTGGAACTCAAAGATAAACTCGCTAAACTCCATGATCAGCAACTGATGGCCGGCATGGAAGCGGTGGGCAGGTCTATAGAATCTGACGCCCTGGATGCGCTCGTGGCATTGGGTATCAGTAAGCCGATGGCGGAAACCGCGATCCGTAAAACGCTGAAAGGCGCAGGTGATACCGTGCCGGATCTGGAAAACCTGATCAAATTATCGCTTAAGAATCTATAATCCTGCTTTCAATAAATTAGCTTATCTGATTATACTTTCAAGGCTAAAATTCCGTTTTAATACTTTGGCAGAGATAAATTGGCCAAGATTAGTGAGAATCCAGCTTTGAGTATTAAATATTATAAACTTCTCTATCGATTATTATGGGTAGCCGTTATCCTTATGCCGGCTGCTTTGCGACTTAGCGCGCAGTCGCTGGCGGATTCAGCAGGCAGGCCCTTTTATCCTTATCCCATTCATGATTATTACAGATACCGGTTTACCGACCCGGGGCGCTCAAAAAACGTTTTTGACCAGGACCGGTTAAGGGACACCGGTTTTTTTAAGACCTATGTCCGTTATGATAGTATCACAGGCAAGTATATCTATTTTAAAAAGGCTGATTCTTTAAGGCAGCCCTATCGCGGCAATATCCAGATCAGTAAAGAAGACTTTTTACACCTGCAGGGAGACGTACAGAACAGAGAACATTTCTATCAGCTTTCCCGTTCGCTGGATTTGCTCAATTTTAAACAGCCCCGTCCTAAATCCAGAATAGATTCTACACTTTTTAACCGCATCTTTGGTTTGACTGGAGATGGCAAGAAAGTCGATGTAACGCCCCAGGGCAATGTTGATCTGTCGCTGGGATATGAAGGGCAGAATATTCAAAACCCCACGCTTTCAGAAAGGGCCCGCAAGACGGGAAACTTCAATATCGATGCCGGCGCTAATTTAAACTTACTGGCAAAGGTCGGCAGCAAACTCCTGCTGCCGATTACCTATAATACGCAGAGTACCTTTGAGTTCAACAATCAGTTTAAATTAAAATACGTGGGTAAGGAAGATGAACTCCTGAAACTGGTTGAGGCAGGAAATATCTCTTTTGACAGTAAAGGGACGCTTATGCCCAGTATCCAGAACCTCTTTGGTGTCAAGGCGCAAATTCAACTGGGTAAACTTTTTGTAACAGGCGCCTTTGCCAATAACCGGTCTGAAAGGCAGTCCATTACCTTGCAGGGAGGAGGACTTGCCCAAAAAGTGAACATTTCCCTGGGAGACTATGATGAGAACAGAAACTTTTTACTGGGTAATTATTTTGAAGCGCATTTCAACGAGGTTATGCACGACCTGCCGGTTGTCAAAAGTCAGGTCAGGATACTTAGAATGGAAGTCTGGGTGACGAATAAGACCGGTGCCACCACAAACGTCCGCAATATCGTGGGGCTGATGGACCTGGGAGAAAATACGCCCTACAACAGCAATATCCAATCACTGCACTCCTATAATGGCTTGCCCGATAACGGTGCGAATGATTTATATTCATCTATTTTATCAGGCGGGCAAACCAGAAATCCTGCATTGGTTACATCCATTCTGCAGGCCAGGGGGCTCCAGCCGGTTCGGGATTTTGAGAAGACTTACGCCCGTAAACTGGACTCCACTGAATATACCTATAACCCGCAGGCCGGATTTATTTCCTTAAATCAGCAGTTATCTCCTGATGCGGTACTGGCGGTTGCATATCAGTATACTTTTAACGGTAGAACCTATCAGGTAGGAGAATTCTCACAGGATGTTGCCCTGGATTCTACCCAAGGTGTTCAGAAAGTTCTGTTTCTGAAGTTGCTGAAGGCGACTGCTCAACAAGTCAGGCTGCCGACCTGGAACTGGATGATGAAAAATATTTACTCCCTGAATGTCGGTGGCTTGCAGTCAGATCAGTTTAACCTGAATGTTTATTATAAGGAGCCTAGCGGCGGTACTAAAAGATATTTACCTGATCCTTCAGGTGCGGTTAAGGGCAAATCGATCATTTCTGTATTAGGCGCAGACCGGCTGAACGCCCAAAATGACCCTGCGCCGGACGGGCAGTTTGATTTTGTCGACGGTTTTACGGTTTTACAACAACAGGGGAAAATTATATTTCCTGTATTGGAACCTTTCGGCAGAGATCTGGATTCTCTGGCGTACCCGGGCGTGGATCAGTCGGTTAAAGATAAAGTAATCTATTATGCACTCTATGACAGCATAAAAGCTATTGCAAATACCTACGCAAATCTGGACCGGTTCGTTTTGCAGGGGACAGTTAAAGGCAGCTCCAGCTCACAGATCAGCCTTGGTGCTATGAATATCCCGGCCGGATCAGTAACGGTTACCGCCGGCGGACGCATGCTGGTGGAAGGATCGGATTATACGATTGATTACAATCTGGGGATGATCCAGATTGTTAATCAGACCATTTTGAATTCAG containing:
- a CDS encoding ATP-dependent helicase encodes the protein MQDYLKGLNERQYEAATHINGPLMIVAGAGSGKTKVLTTRIAHLMAQGVDAFNILALTFTNKAAAEMKERIEKMLGNNEARNLYIGTFHSVFARILRGEAHKLGYPNSFTIYDSDDSKSVIKAVVKEMELDEKQYKPNVVLGRISQAKSSLIGPLEYGEDYYLQQEDQRNNRPAIGKIYKLYADRCYKNGAMDFDDLLLKMYELLNTFPEVLLKFQHKFRYVLIDEYQDTNAVQYQITKLLAAAHENICVVGDDAQSIYSFRGATIENILQFQKDYDDVKVVKLEQNYRSSKNIIEVANTVIRQNKGQIPKDLWTDKEQGDKIKVVATMTDNDEGKYVATMIQELKLRNHYHNNDFAILYRTNAQSRAYEENLRRGGITYKIYGGLSFYQRKEIKDFVAYLRVIANTRDEEALKRIINYPIRGIGKTTMEKLQTIANENNVTLWEVLMRAGETGLRGAALEAIKKFLTMMQYFQSLQAHKNAYEIAFEVGKHTGLVKELFNDKTVEGLARYENVQELLNSIKEWTDQQENLSQIDEEGTVQEGITEQTLQDATTLGLYLQQITLLTDADNEKEDADVVKLMTIHAAKGLEFPVVFVGGVEESIFPSGLSINTREELEEERRLFYVAVTRAKEKLWLTHANSRYRFGNVVSNDPSRFLDELPKDYIDKSYSGGTGNGAGFSQSGRFGGNGFGRSTANDAAATRRYGPPPAKKQPYKTTALPTQAPPQPKVTVHVPKGDFIPSDTSGLQEGMEVEHLKFGFGTVLKMEGAAHNRIATVDFKTNGEKKIMLNYAKLRIL
- a CDS encoding phage holin family protein; the protein is MEEQSGSFFKEYRDKIEGYVEDRLLLLRLKSVKKISTLIVQMVGMAFLAILSAFIVLFISIMLGFFLGHLLDSYYAGFGIVTLLFILVFFLSIVYRKRLMRKIISSIIDTVLDKKEDDD
- a CDS encoding YtxH domain-containing protein, translated to MKNNQKFLSGFLLGAAAGAIVTSFLNGDKGQTVIQNFKNVVREATDDLKTGLENFDEKLEKWTNKGRDFIADLKGSNKKEDMYDLEEIFS
- a CDS encoding beta-ketoacyl-ACP synthase III, with translation MNTLRAAITSVGGYVPEDRLTNADLEKIIDTTDEWITTRTGIKERRILKDPAKASSDMAVEAIGQILEKKQLDPLEIDCIICATVTPDMVFPSTANLIGDKIGAKNAYGFDISAACSGFLYALNMGTALIESGKNKKVLVVGVDKMSAIVDYTDRTTCIIFGDGAGAVLLEPTTEDVGVMDSILRSDGSGAKHLHMKAGGSLRPATIETVAAREHYIYQEGKHVFKFAVTGMADVSQELLEKNHLTGEDIDWLVPHQANLRIIDATRERINLPPEKVMINIHKYGNTTAGTIPLCLWDFEKQLKKGDKLVMAAFGGGFTWGATYVKWAY
- the ruvA gene encoding Holliday junction branch migration protein RuvA, encoding MIAFVRGRFVHKTPANVIVDVGGVGYDLQISLNTYSAISQQEEGQLFTHLHITENAHTMYGFADPSEKMLFLQLISVSGVGASTARMMLSGMKPEEIIRAIVQNSATELEKIKGIGKKTAQRLTLELKDKLAKLHDQQLMAGMEAVGRSIESDALDALVALGISKPMAETAIRKTLKGAGDTVPDLENLIKLSLKNL